Proteins encoded by one window of Arachis hypogaea cultivar Tifrunner chromosome 1, arahy.Tifrunner.gnm2.J5K5, whole genome shotgun sequence:
- the LOC140173451 gene encoding uncharacterized mitochondrial protein AtMg00810-like, with product MEVARSKKGIMLYQRKYALDLLWDAGFENCKPSTTPMDYTNKLSKDDGTQLTDSAHRVLRYIKGSPAIGIFFPVDSDLCVIGFTNSDWAACPDSRRSIFAYCFYVGSALVSWKSKKQVTVACSSAEAEYRALAAAIKEAIWISFLLKDLRMPPPGLSAPIVIVNQPFISPPTSSFTRALNTLRLIVILFETSSWRISFICCQSPQPIKSQTF from the exons ATGGAAGTGGCTCGGTCCAAGAAAGGTATCATGCTTTATCAAAGAAAGTATGCTTTAGATTTGCTTTGGGATGCAGGTTTTGAGAATTGTAAACCATCCACGACTCCTATGGATTATACCAACAAGCTAAGCAAGGATGATGGCACCCAACTGACTGACTCTG CTCACAGAGTATTAAGATACATCAAGGGCTCTCCTGCCATAGGCATATTTTTTCCTGTTGATTCAGATCTTTGTGTCATTGGGTTTACTAACTCTGACTGGGCTGCATGCCCAGATTCAAGACGATCTATTTTTGCTTATTGCTTCTATGTCGGCAGTGCTTTAGTCTCTTGGAAAAGTAAGAAGCAAGTTACTGTGGCATGTAGCTCAGCTGAGGCTGAGTATCGCGCTCTTGCTGCTGCCATCAAGGAAGCCATTTGGATAAGCTTTCTTCTGAAGGACCTCAGGATGCCTCCACCAGGCCTATCAGCACCTATTGTGATAGTCAATCAGCCATTCATATCGCCTCCAACTTCGTCTTTTACGAGAGCACTAAACACATTGAGGCTAATTGTCATCTTGTTTGAGACAAGTTCATGGAGGATCTCATTCATTTGCTGTCAATCTCCACAACCGATCAAATCGCAGACATTTTAA